Proteins from one Dysgonomonas sp. HDW5A genomic window:
- a CDS encoding response regulator: MKKQIIIVDDKESIAKIISIYFTEEYDVTYFENPLKAIAWLEEGHIPDLILSDIRMPLMRGDEFLMYLKNNELFKEIPFVILSSEDSSSERIRLLESGAEDYILKPFNPTELKVRIKKVLK; the protein is encoded by the coding sequence ATGAAAAAACAAATTATAATTGTCGATGACAAAGAGTCTATAGCTAAGATCATATCCATTTATTTTACTGAAGAATATGACGTTACTTATTTCGAAAATCCGCTGAAAGCAATAGCTTGGCTCGAAGAAGGACATATTCCGGATCTCATACTCTCTGATATTCGTATGCCGCTGATGAGAGGAGATGAATTTTTAATGTATCTCAAGAACAATGAACTCTTCAAAGAAATACCGTTTGTAATACTTTCTAGTGAGGATTCCAGTTCTGAAAGAATAAGATTATTAGAATCAGGAGCCGAAGACTATATTCTTAAGCCATTTAATCCCACAGAGTTGAAAGTTAGAATAAAAAAAGTACTCAAATGA